One Thalassotalea hakodatensis DNA segment encodes these proteins:
- a CDS encoding serine hydrolase domain-containing protein codes for MYMIERKKWLLAMFASFSLLTGCGGGKSNKVKEVILPPIQQQFDYQAVIDNAISETIPGIILLVENSETKFLGAAGLANIETQAPMQSYHVMPSGSAGKKLTALLTVLLEQEGLLNLDDSINTFLDAAILAQIENSNNITIRQLLNHTAGVFDYLDETIAVDFYNAVLTSDTEQLKLDSFALSFALNKPAYSVPGEAFNYSNTGYLLIGLILDKVLAEHHSVAMRHRILEPLGMNSSFYGGIEKSLGDIISGYYQDEAIGTVNTKPFYEFIGFADAPLRSNVEDLALLLKNIVSTDSAFSQDVRARFFEAESMVKINASTEYGLGIFKEKLNNKTVYHHGGLEAGYTTANIFIEETQTSVTAFFNCGLNAQCESESDQVLQTILDNELKQ; via the coding sequence ATGTATATGATTGAACGTAAAAAATGGCTGCTTGCAATGTTCGCGAGTTTTTCACTACTAACAGGTTGCGGGGGTGGTAAGTCAAACAAAGTTAAAGAAGTCATATTACCTCCTATACAACAACAGTTTGATTATCAGGCTGTTATTGATAACGCTATTTCCGAGACAATTCCGGGTATTATTCTATTGGTTGAAAACTCCGAGACTAAATTTTTAGGTGCTGCTGGCCTTGCCAATATAGAAACTCAAGCGCCCATGCAGTCTTACCATGTTATGCCTAGTGGTAGCGCTGGTAAAAAGCTAACGGCGTTACTAACAGTATTGCTTGAACAAGAAGGTCTACTTAACTTAGACGATAGCATAAATACCTTTCTGGATGCAGCGATATTGGCGCAAATTGAAAACAGCAATAACATCACCATCAGGCAGTTGCTAAATCATACTGCAGGAGTGTTTGATTATTTAGATGAAACCATCGCAGTTGATTTTTATAATGCGGTCTTAACATCAGACACTGAACAGTTAAAATTGGATTCGTTTGCACTAAGTTTTGCGCTGAATAAACCGGCTTACTCGGTTCCTGGCGAAGCATTTAATTATTCGAATACCGGCTATCTATTAATTGGACTAATTCTTGATAAAGTATTAGCTGAACACCATTCAGTTGCAATGAGGCATCGTATTCTTGAGCCACTGGGGATGAACTCTAGTTTTTACGGTGGCATAGAAAAATCCCTTGGAGATATTATTTCTGGCTATTATCAAGATGAAGCTATCGGTACTGTCAATACTAAACCTTTTTACGAATTTATCGGCTTTGCCGATGCGCCTTTGAGGTCTAATGTTGAAGATTTGGCACTGCTTCTTAAAAATATTGTGTCAACAGATTCCGCTTTTTCCCAAGATGTAAGAGCGCGCTTCTTTGAAGCCGAGTCGATGGTGAAAATAAACGCGAGTACAGAATACGGCTTAGGTATTTTCAAAGAAAAGTTAAACAATAAAACAGTTTATCACCATGGAGGCTTGGAAGCAGGATATACTACAGCTAACATTTTCATTGAAGAGACACAGACCAGTGTTACGGCCTTTTTTAATTGTGGCCTAAATGCACAATGTGAATCGGAGTCAGATCAAGTCTTACAAACTATCTTGGACAATGAACTAAAACAATAA
- a CDS encoding DUF3019 domain-containing protein, whose translation MFSNFTSKIFFLLTLLTLFALPSVVLITQAKQSVNLPELKIKPTKCVSLQQEQVCYVNVTVIWQVAEVGDYCLFSSMQTNSLHCWSSTKQGTFTQEVEMTSDLVYTLRDKKSEQVIVKNRLPLAWVYKKEKFSHSSWRVF comes from the coding sequence ATGTTTTCTAATTTCACCAGCAAAATATTTTTTCTACTAACATTACTTACGCTTTTTGCTTTACCTAGCGTTGTTCTAATTACGCAGGCAAAACAATCTGTAAACTTACCAGAGCTGAAAATAAAGCCAACCAAGTGTGTGTCTTTACAGCAGGAGCAAGTCTGTTATGTCAATGTAACTGTTATTTGGCAAGTCGCCGAAGTTGGCGATTATTGTTTATTTTCTTCGATGCAAACTAATTCACTTCATTGCTGGTCATCAACTAAGCAAGGAACATTTACTCAGGAAGTCGAAATGACGAGCGATCTTGTTTACACATTGAGAGATAAAAAAAGTGAACAGGTGATCGTTAAAAATCGGCTTCCCTTAGCCTGGGTATATAAAAAGGAGAAGTTTTCTCACTCCTCATGGCGAGTATTCTAA
- a CDS encoding MipA/OmpV family protein, which yields MNTCKLLFITTIHVLSLMALITPKQVSADEANIRDGAYFDIGIGLDVESDPFRYDDENDSGFELYVNGRYQKYGLFFEFPHGTSKQQATTLSMGYNFLNTENWSYDLQLAMNHRDLDHKLPVSNRVSRRVSHSKLGLRILGDFDNTHVKFIVAGASGDPDGGLYASAWLSRDYNYYNWNIYGSFGVEYRNENVVNHFYAINEVEGLPYYRGDAGFEYTGQVGASYPIGENWVFEGFVRTTLLPSGVSESPLVDGNKVVEAAMVVKYVF from the coding sequence GTGAATACTTGCAAATTGCTATTTATTACAACAATACATGTTCTCAGCCTAATGGCGTTGATAACTCCCAAACAAGTGTCGGCCGATGAGGCTAATATTCGAGATGGTGCCTACTTTGATATAGGCATTGGCTTAGACGTTGAATCTGATCCCTTTAGGTATGACGATGAAAATGATTCGGGATTTGAACTATACGTAAACGGCCGCTATCAAAAATATGGTCTTTTCTTTGAATTTCCTCATGGAACTTCCAAGCAGCAAGCGACTACATTGTCTATGGGGTACAATTTCCTCAATACTGAAAATTGGTCGTATGACCTACAGTTGGCAATGAATCACAGAGATTTAGACCATAAATTACCTGTATCTAACCGTGTCAGTCGAAGAGTAAGCCACTCTAAACTTGGGCTTCGAATTTTAGGTGATTTTGATAATACTCATGTGAAATTTATTGTCGCCGGAGCGAGTGGCGATCCTGATGGTGGCTTGTACGCTTCTGCTTGGCTAAGCCGGGATTACAATTATTATAATTGGAATATCTACGGTAGTTTCGGTGTGGAGTATCGCAATGAAAATGTGGTTAATCACTTTTATGCTATTAATGAGGTTGAAGGTTTGCCTTATTATCGAGGTGATGCGGGCTTCGAATATACGGGGCAAGTAGGGGCTAGTTACCCCATTGGCGAAAATTGGGTTTTTGAGGGATTTGTTAGAACAACACTGTTGCCCTCGGGAGTGAGCGAAAGCCCACTTGTTGATGGTAATAAGGTTGTCGAAGCGGCAATGGTGGTGAAATATGTTTTCTAA
- a CDS encoding beta-lactamase family protein, with translation MSRSISYNTALYVKATVLSLCLIMGLTSGLAQADEIDDFLRAEMLDRKIPGLQLAIVKNGKIVKTASYGLANIQDAIPVDDNTVFSINSITKAFTGVAVMQLVEQGKLEVSAKISKYIPSLPAEWHNVTVKQLLTHTSGLPDIMNSNNAQLISSEGAKASWELVKKRPLDFKANSQFRYNQTNYLLIGKIIDNVSGQNFIDYITQNQLRRANMGRTEEAGFSNLKDVVMHSARRYTYYYGSGEISNIKAADFPAFLRTTAGMSSTATEIATWIIALQNGKLLSKPSSIETLWTPAVLTSGKTKGFNKLLNGYALGWPVVERPEHPAVAAAGGDRAAFFVYPEDDLSIVVLTNLMGGLPSHFIDEIAGFYIPQMKAKNGFGLPPAIKVLWKELESQGYIKAVQLAKELQQTQQLKFEEDALNSWGYKLIEQKQLQKALEIFKLNTHLYPLSANTYDSLAETYWLLGDKHKAVELYKKVLELKPDNKHAKEQLKKLMKS, from the coding sequence ATGAGCAGATCTATTAGTTACAATACAGCACTATATGTGAAAGCTACTGTACTTTCACTCTGTCTAATAATGGGGCTAACAAGTGGTTTAGCACAGGCAGACGAGATAGATGATTTTCTGCGTGCTGAAATGCTCGACAGAAAAATTCCTGGTTTACAATTGGCTATTGTTAAAAATGGAAAAATAGTTAAAACAGCAAGTTATGGTTTAGCCAACATTCAAGACGCTATTCCGGTAGACGATAACACCGTATTTTCAATTAACTCAATTACTAAGGCATTTACCGGTGTCGCGGTAATGCAATTGGTTGAGCAGGGCAAGCTTGAAGTGTCTGCAAAAATCTCTAAATACATACCAAGTTTACCCGCTGAATGGCATAACGTTACAGTAAAACAGCTATTAACTCACACTTCAGGGCTACCAGATATCATGAATAGCAACAATGCCCAGTTAATTTCCAGTGAGGGTGCAAAAGCGTCATGGGAATTAGTTAAAAAAAGGCCACTAGATTTTAAAGCCAATAGCCAATTTCGCTATAACCAAACGAATTATTTGCTGATAGGTAAAATCATAGACAATGTGAGTGGCCAAAATTTTATCGACTATATAACTCAAAACCAGTTACGTAGAGCAAATATGGGTAGAACCGAAGAAGCCGGCTTTTCAAATCTTAAAGACGTAGTAATGCACTCTGCGCGTCGTTATACTTATTATTATGGCTCGGGCGAAATATCGAACATAAAGGCGGCAGACTTCCCGGCTTTTCTTCGTACTACGGCAGGCATGAGTTCTACTGCTACAGAAATTGCTACTTGGATTATTGCTTTACAAAATGGAAAGCTCCTAAGTAAACCTTCAAGTATCGAGACCTTATGGACACCAGCAGTACTCACTAGCGGTAAAACCAAAGGGTTTAATAAATTATTAAACGGTTATGCATTAGGATGGCCTGTTGTTGAAAGGCCGGAACACCCAGCAGTTGCAGCAGCAGGAGGGGATCGTGCCGCGTTTTTTGTTTACCCAGAAGATGATCTATCAATTGTGGTGCTCACCAACCTTATGGGCGGTCTTCCATCACACTTTATAGATGAAATTGCAGGTTTTTATATTCCTCAAATGAAAGCAAAAAATGGTTTTGGCTTGCCTCCTGCCATAAAAGTACTTTGGAAGGAATTAGAATCACAAGGTTATATAAAGGCTGTGCAGCTTGCTAAAGAGTTACAGCAAACTCAACAGTTAAAGTTTGAAGAGGACGCATTAAATAGCTGGGGTTATAAGCTGATAGAACAAAAGCAGTTGCAAAAAGCGTTAGAAATTTTTAAATTGAATACGCACCTTTATCCTTTAAGCGCCAATACCTATGATAGCTTAGCGGAAACTTATTGGTTGTTAGGTGATAAACATAAAGCAGTTGAACTTTATAAAAAAGTACTTGAGTTAAAACCTGATAACAAACACGCTAAAGAGCAATTAAAAAAGCTGATGAAAAGTTAA
- a CDS encoding helix-turn-helix domain-containing protein, with translation MVENIVVMFENIVLVIFFSYLFVATYLCSLSSGNRLSHKLLAAYLLVVVVDLSNIIFNDFYQAYPDLDMLRYNVSLFMGPALYLYVKTAIYNDFTLKLKHLLHTIPYVIACLVMIPNFFSVDNASKQLWYDNFTAVAELTFIHFMTSIQFGLYLVAIYKHIIRYRKVVVENYSDADRLNKRWLTQLIFLFTLIYFIGLGRMYFRFSIYQNYELERLVQLFMVISALLSICWILWQALHKPELFNGVSSTITVTDELATSKDNSSVSKTPTIETEKYDAIVLRLRNYMEHNKPFLDPYLSVDTLAERINLPSSELSITINRKIGQHFFDFVNLYRINLAAEMLIKNEQPSKTVLEILHEVGFNSKSSFNTAFKKHLLMTPSQYRKLHS, from the coding sequence GTGGTTGAGAATATTGTAGTAATGTTTGAAAATATTGTCTTAGTGATATTTTTTTCTTATTTATTTGTAGCCACCTATCTTTGTAGTCTTAGTTCTGGCAATCGCTTAAGTCATAAACTACTTGCAGCTTATCTATTAGTTGTAGTCGTTGATTTGAGTAACATCATATTTAACGACTTTTACCAAGCTTATCCCGATTTAGATATGCTTAGGTATAATGTTTCGCTGTTTATGGGGCCGGCTTTATACCTTTATGTTAAAACAGCTATTTATAATGACTTTACATTAAAACTTAAACACTTATTGCACACCATTCCTTACGTCATAGCTTGTCTCGTGATGATACCCAATTTTTTCAGTGTGGATAATGCTTCAAAACAGCTTTGGTATGACAACTTCACTGCTGTAGCTGAATTAACCTTTATTCATTTCATGACATCTATACAGTTTGGCTTGTACCTTGTAGCCATTTATAAACATATAATAAGGTATCGGAAAGTTGTTGTAGAAAATTACTCTGATGCAGATAGATTAAACAAGCGTTGGTTAACCCAACTGATATTTTTGTTTACTCTGATCTATTTTATAGGTTTAGGAAGAATGTATTTTAGGTTCTCGATTTACCAAAACTATGAGTTAGAAAGACTAGTGCAACTATTCATGGTTATTTCGGCGTTATTAAGTATTTGTTGGATATTGTGGCAAGCGCTGCATAAACCTGAGCTATTTAACGGAGTAAGTTCAACCATAACAGTGACTGATGAACTGGCTACCAGTAAAGATAATTCAAGTGTTTCTAAAACTCCCACTATCGAAACTGAAAAATACGATGCTATTGTTTTGCGATTAAGGAACTACATGGAGCATAATAAGCCTTTTTTAGATCCCTATTTAAGCGTAGATACTTTGGCGGAACGAATTAACCTACCTAGCAGTGAGCTCTCAATAACTATCAACAGAAAAATAGGGCAACACTTCTTTGATTTCGTGAATTTGTATCGAATAAATTTAGCTGCCGAAATGCTGATCAAAAATGAGCAACCGTCAAAAACGGTTTTAGAGATCTTGCACGAAGTGGGGTTTAATTCAAAATCATCGTTTAATACTGCCTTTAAAAAACACCTGTTGATGACACCTTCTCAATATCGAAAATTACATTCATAA
- the groL gene encoding chaperonin GroEL (60 kDa chaperone family; promotes refolding of misfolded polypeptides especially under stressful conditions; forms two stacked rings of heptamers to form a barrel-shaped 14mer; ends can be capped by GroES; misfolded proteins enter the barrel where they are refolded when GroES binds): MAAKDVLFGNDARAKMLSGVNILADAVKVTLGPKGRNVVLDKSFGGPTITKDGVSVAKEIELEDKFENMGAQMVKEVASKANDEAGDGTTTATVLAQSIVTEGLKSIAAGMNPMDLKRGIDKAVIAAVEELKGLSTACTDNKAIEQVGTISANSDKTVGEIIATAMDRVGAEGVITVEEGQALTDELDVVEGMQFDRGYLSPYFINSQENGTVELENPFILLVDKKISNIRELLQTLEAVAKAGKPLLIIAEDVEGEALATLVVNNMRGIVKVAAVKAPGFGDRRKAMLQDIATLTAGTVISEEIGMELEKATLEDLGQAKRVVISKDNTTIIDGIGEEADIQARVSQIRGQIEETSSDYDKEKLQERLAKLAGGVAVIKVGAATEVEMKEKKARVEDALHATRAAVEEGVVAGGGVALVRVAEKIKALQGDNEDQNHGINVALRAMESPLRQIVTNCGDEASVVLNEVRNGEGNYGYNAGNGTYGDMLEMGILDPAKVTRSALQFAASVAGLMLTTEAMITDAPVKDSAPAMPDMGGMGGMGGGMPGMM, translated from the coding sequence ATGGCGGCAAAAGACGTATTATTCGGTAATGATGCACGCGCAAAAATGCTTAGCGGTGTAAATATTTTAGCTGACGCAGTAAAAGTAACGTTAGGTCCTAAAGGCCGTAACGTGGTTTTAGATAAATCATTTGGCGGTCCTACTATCACAAAAGATGGTGTTTCTGTTGCGAAAGAAATCGAACTTGAAGACAAGTTTGAAAATATGGGCGCACAAATGGTGAAAGAAGTTGCTTCAAAAGCAAATGATGAAGCTGGAGACGGTACAACAACAGCAACCGTATTAGCACAGTCAATAGTGACAGAAGGCTTAAAATCAATTGCTGCGGGCATGAATCCAATGGATTTGAAACGTGGTATCGATAAAGCGGTAATTGCAGCAGTTGAAGAACTTAAAGGGCTTTCTACGGCTTGTACAGATAACAAAGCGATTGAACAAGTAGGTACTATTTCTGCCAATTCTGATAAAACAGTTGGTGAAATCATTGCAACGGCAATGGATCGTGTTGGTGCAGAAGGTGTAATCACTGTTGAAGAAGGCCAAGCATTAACTGATGAGTTAGATGTGGTTGAAGGTATGCAGTTTGATCGTGGTTATTTATCGCCTTATTTCATTAATAGCCAAGAAAACGGTACGGTTGAATTAGAAAATCCATTTATTCTTTTAGTGGACAAGAAAATATCAAACATCCGTGAATTACTTCAAACACTTGAAGCGGTAGCAAAAGCGGGTAAGCCGTTATTAATTATTGCAGAAGATGTTGAAGGTGAAGCATTAGCGACACTTGTTGTTAACAACATGCGTGGCATTGTGAAAGTAGCAGCAGTAAAAGCGCCAGGTTTTGGTGACCGTCGTAAGGCTATGTTACAAGACATCGCAACCCTAACGGCAGGTACAGTGATTTCTGAAGAAATCGGTATGGAGCTTGAAAAAGCAACATTAGAAGACCTTGGCCAAGCTAAACGTGTTGTTATCTCTAAAGACAATACCACGATTATCGATGGTATTGGTGAAGAAGCAGACATTCAAGCTCGCGTTTCGCAAATTCGTGGTCAAATTGAAGAAACATCTTCAGATTACGACAAAGAAAAACTTCAAGAACGCCTTGCTAAGTTAGCTGGTGGTGTAGCAGTCATTAAAGTGGGTGCTGCCACTGAAGTTGAAATGAAAGAGAAAAAAGCACGGGTAGAAGATGCATTACATGCAACTCGCGCTGCCGTTGAAGAAGGTGTAGTAGCAGGCGGTGGTGTTGCTTTAGTACGCGTTGCTGAGAAAATTAAAGCCCTTCAAGGTGACAACGAAGACCAAAACCATGGCATTAACGTTGCGTTACGTGCGATGGAATCTCCGTTACGCCAAATCGTGACCAACTGTGGTGATGAAGCATCAGTAGTGCTAAATGAAGTTCGCAATGGCGAAGGTAACTATGGTTACAATGCAGGTAACGGTACATATGGCGACATGTTAGAGATGGGTATACTTGACCCCGCTAAAGTAACACGTAGTGCCTTACAGTTTGCTGCATCTGTTGCTGGTTTAATGCTAACAACTGAAGCGATGATCACCGACGCACCCGTTAAAGACTCAGCTCCTGCAATGCCTGATATGGGCGGCATGGGTGGTATGGGTGGCGGCATGCCAGGTATGATGTAA
- a CDS encoding co-chaperone GroES, whose product MSIRPLHDRVIIKRKEVESKSAGGIVLTGSAAEKSTRGEVVAVGNGRILENGEVRALDVKVGDQVIFNEGYGVKAEKIDGEEVLILSETDVLAIVE is encoded by the coding sequence ATGAGCATTCGTCCATTACACGATCGCGTAATTATTAAGCGTAAAGAAGTAGAGTCTAAGTCTGCTGGCGGTATCGTTTTAACGGGTAGCGCTGCTGAGAAATCGACTCGTGGTGAAGTAGTTGCCGTAGGCAACGGCCGTATTTTAGAAAACGGTGAAGTACGTGCCTTAGACGTAAAGGTAGGTGACCAGGTTATCTTCAATGAAGGCTACGGCGTAAAAGCGGAAAAAATCGATGGTGAAGAGGTATTGATTCTTAGCGAAACTGATGTTTTAGCTATCGTTGAGTAA
- a CDS encoding FxsA family protein has product MFRILFFLFIVIPIIEIMVLMQVGALIGAWPTIAIVVITAWLGAKNVKQQGIATLQSVQDKMAQGEAPSNEIVAGLLLLVAGVLLVTPGFVTDFFGLSLLIPQVRNGLINAVQKQLSQHTVVHTQQFGFHQQSPFDQEEQQPEQRNENKTIEGEFERKE; this is encoded by the coding sequence ATGTTTCGCATTTTGTTTTTTTTATTTATCGTCATTCCCATCATTGAAATAATGGTATTAATGCAGGTAGGAGCATTAATTGGTGCATGGCCCACAATCGCAATTGTTGTTATTACTGCATGGCTTGGCGCAAAGAATGTAAAACAGCAGGGAATTGCTACTCTACAATCTGTGCAGGATAAAATGGCGCAGGGTGAAGCACCGTCTAATGAAATTGTTGCGGGTTTACTTTTGTTAGTGGCAGGTGTGCTATTGGTGACACCTGGTTTTGTTACTGACTTTTTTGGTCTGTCGCTATTAATCCCACAGGTTAGAAATGGTTTGATTAATGCCGTGCAAAAACAATTATCACAACATACCGTTGTACATACACAACAGTTTGGCTTTCATCAACAATCTCCGTTTGATCAAGAAGAGCAACAGCCTGAACAACGTAACGAGAACAAAACGATTGAAGGCGAATTTGAACGTAAAGAGTAA
- the cutA gene encoding divalent-cation tolerance protein CutA, with protein MYQIVLCTCPSNEVANEIAEALVKQSIAACVNIISNVSSVYLWQGNIEKNVEVQLIIKSKAAIFKQLADTITQLHPYDVPEIIALDISKGNQDYLTWLDESIHTHD; from the coding sequence ATGTATCAAATCGTGTTATGTACCTGCCCTTCTAATGAGGTGGCGAATGAAATTGCTGAAGCACTCGTAAAACAAAGCATAGCAGCTTGCGTGAATATTATTTCAAACGTTTCTTCTGTCTATTTATGGCAAGGTAATATTGAAAAAAACGTTGAAGTGCAACTAATCATCAAATCAAAAGCTGCAATATTTAAACAATTAGCTGATACAATTACCCAGCTCCACCCATATGACGTACCTGAAATTATCGCTTTGGATATTAGCAAAGGGAATCAGGATTATTTAACTTGGCTAGATGAATCAATACATACTCATGATTAA
- a CDS encoding protein-disulfide reductase DsbD gives MKHILSLLLLLCVTTVSLVSASPQDSIFDSSASSLFNNEKEFLSPDLAFNFNFEQKQQTVEITFDIVDGYYLYKKQFSFDGKNVTVNEVELPQGVQHEDEFFGIQEIYEKPLSITLVLENIDDNAQLVIRFQGCAKKGLCYPPEIKTIDLISSSASSADIFAAMSQDTGDSASVNTKVSASPSSEQHQLVELLKNESLWWTLAAFFLGGLLLSFTPCVFPMYPILTGIIVGQKQTLTTNRAFTLSFTYVQGMAVTYTLLGIVVALAGAKFQAMFQHPAVLITLSVLFIFLAFSMFGVFNLSLPTSWQQKLNNLSNSQKSGSYGGVFSMGAISGLVASPCTTAPLTGALLYISQSGDVALGAAALYALSLGMGIPLLILGSSGGKLLPKAGPWMETIKVVFGFLLLTVPVFLLERILPSSIAFSLSIIILLSASAYFLKLTLKNRTTIKKFFNSGVIVAITLFFSYHLAQYYQVLPTQHAETKAFTYVNNLAELEAVVNEANANGETVMVDLYADWCVACKEFEHKTFPVPVVQKALANTHLVQIDLTDTGSAASIALMKHYDVFGLPSILFFNLEGQEISHRRVTGFMAADEFAKHIEDTF, from the coding sequence ATTAAACATATTCTCTCCTTACTTTTACTACTTTGCGTTACAACTGTTTCTCTGGTTTCTGCAAGCCCTCAAGACTCTATTTTTGATAGTAGCGCTAGTTCACTGTTTAACAATGAAAAGGAGTTCTTATCACCCGATCTTGCCTTCAATTTTAATTTTGAACAAAAACAACAAACGGTAGAAATTACTTTCGATATTGTTGACGGTTATTATCTATATAAAAAACAGTTTTCTTTTGACGGTAAAAACGTCACAGTAAATGAAGTTGAACTACCTCAAGGGGTTCAACACGAGGATGAATTTTTTGGTATCCAAGAAATTTACGAAAAGCCGCTATCAATTACCCTTGTTTTAGAAAATATTGATGACAATGCACAATTGGTGATCCGTTTTCAAGGGTGTGCCAAAAAAGGACTCTGTTACCCGCCTGAAATTAAAACCATTGATTTAATTTCCTCAAGTGCCAGTTCCGCTGATATTTTTGCGGCTATGTCACAAGATACGGGAGATAGCGCTTCAGTTAATACTAAGGTGTCAGCTAGCCCAAGTAGCGAACAACATCAATTAGTGGAATTACTTAAAAATGAAAGCCTTTGGTGGACCCTTGCAGCCTTTTTCCTTGGTGGTTTATTGTTATCTTTTACTCCATGCGTATTTCCTATGTACCCAATTTTAACGGGGATTATTGTTGGACAAAAACAAACATTAACGACTAACCGAGCCTTTACATTGTCTTTTACCTATGTACAGGGGATGGCAGTAACCTATACCTTATTAGGTATAGTTGTTGCGTTAGCAGGTGCCAAATTTCAAGCGATGTTTCAACACCCTGCAGTACTGATTACATTAAGCGTGTTGTTTATTTTCCTAGCGTTTTCAATGTTTGGTGTTTTCAATTTAAGCCTACCGACCAGTTGGCAGCAAAAATTAAACAATTTAAGTAATAGCCAAAAATCGGGTTCTTATGGTGGCGTTTTTAGTATGGGTGCAATATCAGGTTTAGTCGCTTCACCTTGCACCACCGCACCTTTAACCGGTGCTCTATTGTATATTTCTCAATCAGGGGATGTTGCCTTAGGGGCTGCTGCACTTTATGCATTGAGTTTAGGCATGGGAATACCACTACTTATTCTGGGTAGTTCTGGTGGCAAGCTACTTCCTAAAGCAGGACCTTGGATGGAAACAATAAAAGTTGTATTTGGCTTTTTATTATTAACGGTACCTGTATTTTTACTCGAAAGAATATTACCAAGTAGCATAGCATTTTCACTATCTATAATTATTCTATTGTCAGCGAGTGCTTACTTCTTAAAGTTAACGTTAAAAAACCGAACCACTATAAAAAAGTTTTTCAATAGTGGTGTAATCGTCGCGATAACGTTATTTTTTAGCTACCACTTAGCACAGTACTACCAAGTGCTACCCACACAACACGCCGAAACAAAAGCCTTTACTTACGTCAATAATTTAGCTGAGCTTGAAGCGGTTGTGAACGAAGCAAATGCTAATGGCGAAACGGTTATGGTCGATTTATACGCTGATTGGTGTGTCGCCTGTAAAGAGTTTGAACATAAAACCTTTCCAGTACCTGTGGTACAAAAAGCATTAGCGAATACTCACTTAGTGCAAATAGACCTTACTGATACTGGCTCTGCTGCAAGTATTGCATTGATGAAGCATTATGATGTGTTTGGCTTACCCTCTATCTTATTTTTTAACTTAGAAGGTCAAGAGATAAGCCATCGTCGGGTTACGGGCTTTATGGCAGCGGATGAATTTGCTAAGCATATTGAAGACACTTTTTAG
- the ung gene encoding uracil-DNA glycosylase — protein sequence MNSWSVLLADEKQNEYFQQTLSYVNQRRAQGINVYPSEQEVFAAFDSPSFEQIKVVILGQDPYHGAGQAHGLCFSVKPGVKPPPSLVNIYKELQTDISDFQLPQHGNLQAWAEQGVFLLNTVLTVEEGQAHSHKKLGWEQFTDRVIELLSKHGEGIVFLLWGAHAQKKGKNIDATKHVILTAPHPSPLSAHRGFFGCQHFSKTNKYLQQLGKAPINWQV from the coding sequence GTGAATAGTTGGTCTGTGTTGCTAGCAGACGAAAAACAAAATGAATATTTCCAACAAACGTTATCGTACGTAAACCAACGTCGAGCGCAAGGAATTAATGTTTACCCTTCTGAACAAGAAGTTTTTGCAGCGTTTGATTCGCCCTCGTTTGAACAGATAAAAGTGGTCATTCTAGGGCAAGATCCTTATCACGGTGCAGGCCAAGCACATGGTTTGTGTTTTTCGGTCAAGCCAGGTGTTAAACCACCGCCATCGTTAGTGAATATCTATAAAGAATTGCAAACTGATATCTCTGACTTTCAACTTCCTCAACACGGTAATTTACAAGCTTGGGCTGAGCAAGGCGTATTTTTGTTAAATACTGTGCTTACTGTAGAAGAAGGGCAAGCACACTCTCATAAAAAACTAGGATGGGAACAGTTTACTGATCGCGTCATTGAACTGTTAAGTAAGCATGGTGAAGGTATTGTTTTTTTGCTGTGGGGGGCTCACGCACAAAAGAAGGGTAAAAACATCGATGCAACAAAACACGTTATTTTAACCGCACCTCACCCGTCGCCATTGTCTGCACATCGTGGCTTTTTCGGTTGCCAGCACTTTTCCAAAACCAATAAATATTTACAGCAGTTAGGAAAAGCGCCGATTAATTGGCAAGTCTAA